The proteins below come from a single Oscillospiraceae bacterium genomic window:
- a CDS encoding glycogen/starch/alpha-glucan phosphorylase yields MSECNVTLDMASADQIYRCLAMITRQIMSDRQKQFQSKVLGEGKKQVYYLCMEFLMGRSLRTSLFNLGLNEVAESVLADADVKIDTIYEQEPDAGLGNGGLGRLAACYLDGMATDCIPGTGYSILYEYGIFKQKIVDGWQQETADNWLPGGQVWIKSHPDQAQEIRFDGQAIETWEGGFHHVKYENYNSVIAVPNDMYVAGYGSNGVSKLRLWQAKAPSFDMSSFNAGNYNTAISHSASAELISKILYPNDNHTEGKILRLRQQYFFSAASIADILQNHLNQYGTLDNLADKVAIQLNDTHPTVAIPEMMRILLDECSYEWDAAFDICRKVFAYTNHTVMSEALEKWNADIFRNTLPRIWQIVCEMDRRCRADLAKAFPGDQGKIDYMAIIGDNQVRTANICAYTCHAINGVSKLHSEIIKDSVFHDYFLYKPQAFKNVTNGIAYRRWLLASNPGLTSLLEETIGDGFKTDASELKKLEKFVDDKTVQAAAAKVKRENKVLFANYLQKSTGQVIDPDSIFDCQVKRMHEYKRQHLNALNIAAEYLYLKNNPNAEFTPKTYIFGAKAAPGYYMAKQMIRMICKLGKLIDEDPAVRGKLRIVYLEDYCVSLSERLMPASEVSEQISLAGTEASGTGNMKFMLNGAITLGTLDGANVEIADAAGHENEIIFGMLTPEVNALKGMGYHPNAFISGDNTAMAVLDFLEKGWNGENFSEVTSNLRNSDPYMVMADFKDYRRAQHDLQELYRDKQKWNHMSLMNISNAGIFSADRSIMDYARDIWGATPVK; encoded by the coding sequence ATGAGCGAGTGCAATGTCACTCTGGACATGGCCTCCGCCGATCAGATCTACCGCTGCCTCGCCATGATCACCCGCCAGATCATGTCCGACCGTCAGAAGCAGTTCCAGTCCAAGGTTCTGGGCGAGGGCAAGAAGCAGGTCTACTACCTCTGCATGGAGTTCCTGATGGGCCGCAGCCTGCGCACCAGCCTGTTCAACCTCGGCCTGAATGAAGTCGCCGAGAGCGTGCTGGCCGACGCCGATGTCAAGATCGACACTATCTATGAGCAGGAGCCCGATGCGGGCCTGGGCAACGGCGGTCTGGGCCGTCTGGCCGCCTGCTATCTGGACGGCATGGCTACCGACTGCATCCCCGGCACCGGCTACTCCATCCTGTATGAGTACGGCATCTTCAAGCAGAAGATCGTGGACGGCTGGCAGCAGGAGACTGCCGACAACTGGCTGCCCGGCGGTCAGGTCTGGATCAAGAGCCACCCCGATCAGGCGCAGGAGATTCGCTTTGACGGTCAGGCCATCGAGACGTGGGAGGGTGGCTTCCACCATGTAAAGTACGAGAACTACAACTCTGTCATCGCCGTGCCCAACGATATGTATGTGGCCGGTTACGGCTCCAACGGTGTTTCCAAGCTGCGTCTGTGGCAGGCCAAGGCCCCCAGCTTTGATATGAGCAGCTTCAACGCCGGCAACTACAACACCGCCATCAGCCATTCTGCCTCCGCAGAGCTGATCTCCAAGATCCTCTACCCCAACGACAACCACACCGAGGGCAAGATCCTGCGTCTGCGCCAGCAGTATTTCTTCTCTGCTGCGTCCATCGCCGACATCCTGCAGAACCACCTGAACCAGTACGGCACGCTGGACAATCTGGCTGACAAGGTTGCCATCCAGCTGAACGACACCCACCCGACCGTTGCCATCCCCGAGATGATGCGCATCCTGCTGGACGAGTGCAGCTATGAGTGGGACGCCGCCTTCGACATCTGCCGCAAGGTGTTCGCCTACACCAACCACACTGTCATGAGCGAGGCGCTGGAGAAGTGGAATGCGGACATCTTCCGCAACACCCTGCCCCGCATCTGGCAGATCGTCTGCGAGATGGACCGCCGCTGCCGCGCCGATCTGGCCAAGGCCTTCCCCGGCGATCAGGGCAAGATCGACTACATGGCGATCATCGGCGACAATCAGGTCCGCACCGCCAACATCTGCGCCTACACCTGCCACGCCATCAACGGCGTTTCCAAGCTGCACAGCGAGATCATCAAGGACAGCGTCTTCCATGATTACTTCCTGTACAAGCCGCAGGCGTTCAAGAATGTCACCAACGGCATTGCCTACCGCCGCTGGCTGCTGGCCTCCAACCCCGGCCTGACCAGCCTGCTGGAGGAGACCATCGGCGACGGCTTCAAGACCGATGCCTCCGAGCTGAAGAAGCTGGAGAAGTTCGTGGACGACAAGACCGTGCAGGCTGCTGCCGCCAAGGTCAAGCGCGAGAACAAGGTCCTGTTCGCCAACTATCTGCAGAAGTCCACCGGTCAGGTCATCGACCCCGACTCTATCTTCGACTGTCAGGTCAAGCGCATGCACGAGTACAAGCGCCAGCACCTGAACGCCCTGAACATCGCGGCCGAGTACCTGTACCTGAAGAACAACCCCAACGCCGAGTTCACCCCCAAGACCTACATCTTCGGCGCCAAGGCTGCCCCCGGCTACTACATGGCCAAGCAGATGATCCGCATGATCTGCAAGCTGGGCAAGCTGATTGACGAGGATCCCGCCGTGCGCGGCAAGCTGCGCATCGTCTACCTCGAGGACTACTGCGTCAGCCTGTCTGAGCGCCTGATGCCCGCCTCCGAGGTTTCCGAGCAGATCTCTCTGGCCGGCACCGAGGCTTCCGGCACCGGCAACATGAAGTTCATGCTGAACGGCGCGATCACGCTGGGCACGCTGGACGGCGCGAATGTTGAGATCGCCGATGCCGCCGGCCACGAGAACGAGATCATCTTCGGCATGCTGACCCCCGAGGTCAACGCGCTGAAGGGCATGGGTTACCACCCGAACGCCTTTATCAGCGGCGACAACACCGCTATGGCCGTGTTGGACTTTCTGGAGAAGGGCTGGAACGGCGAAAACTTCAGCGAAGTCACCAGCAACCTGCGCAACTCTGACCCGTACATGGTCATGGCGGACTTCAAGGATTACCGCCGTGCCCAGCACGATCTGCAGGAGCTGTACCGCGACAAGCAGAAGTGGAACCACATGAGCCTGATGAACATCTCCAACGCAGGTATCTTCAGCGCAGACCGCTCCATCATGGACTATGCGCGTGACATCTGGGGCGCCACTCCCGTCAAATAA
- a CDS encoding cell division protein ZapA translates to MATSKVRLNICGSSYVVNTSESEDYMQNLADRLNLDMNELMASSNSVSITTAAVMTALNYRDELEKASGSADNMRRQIKDYLEDAASAKMAAEEARRENVSLKRRIDELERRLRRNQFPVEDE, encoded by the coding sequence ATGGCAACCTCGAAAGTGCGGCTGAACATCTGCGGCTCGAGTTATGTGGTCAACACAAGCGAGAGCGAGGATTACATGCAAAACCTCGCTGACCGCCTCAATCTGGACATGAACGAGCTGATGGCATCCTCGAACTCTGTCTCGATCACGACAGCAGCGGTCATGACGGCCCTCAACTACCGCGATGAGCTGGAAAAGGCCAGCGGCAGCGCCGATAATATGCGCCGCCAGATCAAGGATTATCTGGAAGATGCAGCCAGCGCCAAGATGGCTGCCGAGGAGGCCCGCCGCGAGAATGTGTCGCTGAAGCGCCGCATCGACGAGCTGGAGCGCCGTCTGCGCCGCAATCAGTTCCCTGTGGAGGACGAATGA
- a CDS encoding U32 family peptidase, with the protein MSRPEILAPAGNREMLGAAVFSGADAVYLGLTGFNARRTAGNFTPEELREAVAFCHARGVKVHVTLNTLVYDRELAGLADAVRAVAAAGADAVIADDLATAQLVKSIAPTLHLHGSTQMSVHTPEGAKELAALGYDRVILARELSLDEIRAVCEASPIEVEVFVHGALCMAVSGQCMMSAFLGGRSGNRGACAGPCRLPFDASPGLRPGQPGRACHLSLKDMDYIPHLRELMDAGVASVKIEGRLRTPEYAAAVVTACRAVCAGQPYDEKLVRDIFSRSGFTDGYLMNRNDGKMFGVRTEADAEATRAATPKARELFRRELQRVPVRYTVSGGVEDGGVKLTAADADGHKVSVYSADEPQPAQKDPLPGVERALGKTGGTPFVMVGLTAEAGEGGLGFLPGSVWNEMRREALDKLLEKRSEVRPHATQDITLPAYPAHTVGQVPALAARFANAAQCPADAVEKLKYLIFPIAEAESIPAAWRGKTLLELPRVMFGKLEQKTAARLDALQDAGFAGAVVNNPAQLRLADGWTLYGGLGLNVTNPMSAARYAALGMQGMLLQPETALTAMTAIAPGVPTAALCYGHLPLMLTRACPLRNVRDCGKCQGGGTLRDRKGRDFTVTCSAPGGAGVRTVYNPVPLYMGERLREMPVDVAIAAFTTETPARAAQILAMLLDARPFDNEFTRGLYYTNN; encoded by the coding sequence ATGAGCCGCCCCGAGATTCTGGCCCCGGCGGGAAACCGTGAGATGCTTGGCGCCGCTGTGTTCAGCGGCGCTGATGCTGTTTATCTGGGGCTGACCGGCTTTAACGCCCGCCGCACGGCGGGCAATTTCACCCCGGAGGAGCTGCGGGAGGCCGTGGCTTTCTGCCATGCGCGGGGTGTCAAGGTCCATGTGACGCTGAATACGCTGGTCTATGACCGGGAGCTGGCAGGGCTGGCCGATGCGGTGCGCGCCGTGGCTGCGGCCGGGGCGGATGCCGTGATCGCCGATGATCTTGCCACGGCGCAGCTGGTCAAGAGCATCGCGCCGACGCTGCACCTGCACGGCTCGACCCAGATGAGCGTCCACACACCGGAGGGGGCAAAGGAGCTGGCTGCGCTGGGCTATGACCGGGTCATCCTTGCGCGCGAGCTGTCGCTCGATGAGATCCGCGCCGTCTGCGAGGCCAGCCCCATCGAGGTCGAGGTCTTTGTCCATGGGGCGCTCTGCATGGCCGTGTCCGGCCAGTGCATGATGAGCGCATTTCTGGGCGGGCGCAGCGGCAACCGGGGCGCCTGCGCAGGGCCCTGCCGCCTGCCGTTTGATGCAAGCCCCGGCCTGCGCCCGGGTCAGCCGGGCCGGGCCTGCCACCTGAGCCTGAAGGATATGGACTACATCCCGCATCTGCGGGAGCTGATGGACGCGGGGGTTGCCAGCGTGAAAATTGAGGGCCGCCTGCGCACGCCTGAGTATGCGGCGGCGGTCGTCACGGCCTGCCGCGCCGTCTGCGCGGGGCAGCCCTACGATGAAAAGCTGGTGCGGGACATCTTCTCCCGCTCGGGCTTTACGGACGGTTATCTCATGAACCGCAATGACGGCAAAATGTTCGGCGTGCGCACCGAGGCAGATGCCGAGGCTACCCGTGCCGCCACCCCGAAAGCACGCGAGCTGTTCCGCCGTGAGCTGCAGCGCGTGCCGGTGCGCTACACCGTCAGCGGCGGTGTGGAGGACGGCGGCGTCAAGCTGACGGCCGCCGATGCGGACGGCCATAAGGTCAGCGTCTACAGCGCCGATGAGCCGCAGCCCGCCCAAAAGGACCCGCTGCCCGGCGTTGAGCGCGCCCTCGGCAAGACGGGCGGCACGCCGTTCGTTATGGTGGGGCTGACCGCCGAGGCAGGGGAGGGGGGCTTGGGCTTCCTGCCTGGCTCCGTCTGGAACGAAATGCGCCGTGAGGCGCTGGACAAGCTGCTGGAAAAGCGCAGCGAAGTCCGGCCACACGCCACGCAGGATATAACGCTGCCCGCCTACCCGGCGCACACCGTCGGGCAAGTCCCGGCGCTGGCTGCCCGCTTTGCCAACGCGGCCCAATGCCCGGCGGACGCTGTGGAAAAGCTGAAATACCTGATTTTCCCGATTGCCGAGGCGGAGAGCATCCCCGCCGCATGGCGCGGAAAAACGCTGCTGGAGCTGCCGCGCGTTATGTTCGGAAAGCTGGAGCAAAAGACCGCCGCCCGGCTGGATGCCCTGCAGGACGCAGGCTTTGCAGGTGCGGTCGTCAACAACCCCGCGCAGCTTCGCCTTGCGGACGGCTGGACGCTGTACGGCGGGCTTGGTCTTAATGTCACAAACCCGATGAGTGCTGCCCGCTATGCGGCGCTTGGCATGCAGGGCATGCTGCTGCAGCCCGAGACTGCCCTGACCGCCATGACGGCCATCGCCCCCGGTGTGCCGACGGCGGCGCTGTGCTACGGCCACCTGCCGCTGATGCTGACCCGTGCCTGCCCTTTGCGCAATGTGCGGGACTGCGGAAAATGTCAGGGCGGCGGTACACTGCGCGACCGCAAGGGCCGCGACTTTACCGTGACCTGCTCGGCCCCCGGCGGGGCCGGTGTGCGCACGGTGTACAACCCTGTGCCCCTCTATATGGGCGAGCGCCTGCGTGAGATGCCGGTCGATGTGGCGATCGCAGCCTTTACCACCGAGACCCCGGCCCGCGCTGCCCAGATTTTGGCAATGCTTTTGGACGCCCGCCCGTTTGACAATGAGTTTACGAGAGGGCTATACTATACCAATAACTAA
- the dut gene encoding dUTP diphosphatase, whose translation MTPTVKYKKLDPRAVVPTYATPGAAAADLCALLDAPLTLAPMQRTLVPTGLAIELPDAGCVALVYARSGLSIKHGLCMANGVGVIDSDYRGELRVPMVNLSNEPYTIQPGERVAQLCIAPVWQAAFTAADALSDTDRGAGGFGSTGK comes from the coding sequence ATGACCCCTACTGTGAAATACAAAAAATTAGACCCCCGCGCGGTCGTGCCGACCTATGCCACCCCCGGTGCGGCGGCGGCTGATCTGTGCGCACTGCTCGATGCGCCGCTGACGCTGGCCCCGATGCAGCGCACGCTGGTGCCCACCGGCCTTGCCATTGAGCTGCCGGATGCAGGGTGCGTTGCCCTCGTCTACGCCCGCAGCGGCCTGTCCATCAAGCACGGCCTCTGTATGGCAAACGGTGTCGGCGTCATTGACAGCGATTACCGCGGTGAGCTGCGCGTGCCAATGGTGAATCTGTCCAACGAACCCTATACCATCCAGCCCGGTGAGCGGGTCGCCCAGCTCTGCATCGCCCCCGTCTGGCAGGCGGCCTTCACGGCCGCCGATGCCCTGAGCGATACCGACCGTGGTGCGGGCGGCTTCGGCTCAACGGGAAAATAA
- a CDS encoding Maf family protein translates to MALILASGSPRRRELMSLITPEYTVITSELDETKIAADSPAQLAKALATAKARAVAEERPDDIVCGFDTVVECEGKVFGKPKDEADAVRMLRALSGREHRVHTGVCICCGRRAAATVETTIVHFSPIDEADLLAYVRTPEPYDKAGAYAIQGHAALWCAGIEGCYYNIMGLPVHRTAQLLREFQ, encoded by the coding sequence ATGGCTCTGATCCTTGCCTCCGGCAGTCCGCGCCGCCGTGAGCTGATGTCCCTTATCACGCCCGAATACACCGTGATCACCAGCGAGCTTGACGAAACGAAGATCGCGGCGGATTCCCCGGCCCAGCTGGCCAAGGCGCTTGCCACCGCCAAGGCCCGCGCTGTGGCCGAGGAACGCCCCGATGACATCGTCTGCGGCTTTGATACGGTGGTCGAGTGTGAGGGAAAGGTGTTCGGCAAGCCAAAGGACGAGGCCGATGCGGTGCGGATGCTGCGCGCCCTCTCCGGGCGGGAGCATCGTGTCCACACCGGGGTCTGCATCTGCTGCGGCCGCCGCGCGGCAGCAACGGTGGAGACAACGATCGTCCATTTTTCGCCCATTGACGAAGCGGATCTGCTCGCCTATGTGCGCACGCCTGAGCCCTACGATAAGGCGGGCGCCTACGCAATTCAGGGGCATGCAGCGCTGTGGTGTGCCGGCATCGAAGGGTGCTACTACAACATTATGGGGCTGCCGGTCCACCGCACGGCACAGCTGCTGCGGGAATTCCAATAA
- a CDS encoding rod shape-determining protein, whose translation MFTKDIGIDLGTANTLVYMKGRGIIMREPSVVAVDPRSDELRVRSVGHEAKAVIGRAPGSIVAVRPLKDGVIADFDITAAMLQSFIRQACGSTLLARPRVVICVPSGVTEVERRAVRQAAAKAGARQVTVIEEPMAAAIGSGLPTTDAVGSMIVDIGGGTAEVAVISLSGIVASRSVRCAGDALDQSIIAFIKRKYNLLVGERTAEQIKIEIGSACPQDPETSMEIKGRNLVDGLPKDILIRSEEVRDAMSECLLRIVEAIKDTLECTPPELSSDIIDRGIMLSGGGALLRGLDTLIQNETGIDVHIAEAPLDCVALGAGAVLDNPELAGKRKEEMSYL comes from the coding sequence ATGTTTACCAAAGACATCGGCATTGATCTGGGTACCGCCAACACACTGGTCTATATGAAGGGCCGCGGCATCATCATGCGGGAGCCGAGCGTTGTCGCCGTGGATCCGCGCAGCGATGAGCTGCGGGTGCGCAGCGTCGGGCATGAGGCCAAGGCAGTCATCGGCCGCGCGCCGGGCTCCATTGTGGCTGTGCGCCCGCTCAAGGACGGCGTCATCGCCGACTTTGATATTACGGCCGCCATGCTGCAGAGCTTTATCCGTCAGGCCTGCGGCAGCACTCTGCTGGCCCGGCCCCGGGTCGTTATCTGCGTGCCGTCCGGCGTTACCGAGGTCGAGCGCCGCGCCGTGCGTCAGGCAGCCGCCAAGGCGGGCGCGCGGCAGGTCACGGTCATTGAGGAACCGATGGCTGCCGCCATCGGCAGCGGCCTGCCCACCACCGATGCAGTCGGCAGCATGATCGTTGACATCGGCGGCGGCACGGCGGAGGTGGCTGTTATCAGCCTGTCGGGCATTGTGGCCAGCCGCAGCGTCCGCTGTGCGGGCGATGCGCTTGACCAGAGCATCATCGCATTCATCAAGCGCAAATACAACCTGCTGGTGGGTGAGCGCACGGCCGAGCAGATCAAGATCGAAATCGGCTCCGCCTGCCCGCAGGACCCCGAGACCAGCATGGAGATCAAGGGCCGCAACCTCGTGGACGGCCTGCCCAAGGATATTCTGATTCGGTCGGAGGAGGTCCGCGATGCAATGAGCGAATGTCTGCTGCGCATCGTGGAGGCCATCAAGGATACGCTGGAATGCACCCCGCCCGAGCTGTCCAGCGACATCATCGACCGCGGCATCATGCTTTCGGGCGGCGGTGCACTGCTGCGCGGGCTGGATACCCTGATCCAGAACGAGACCGGCATTGATGTCCATATCGCCGAGGCCCCGCTCGACTGCGTGGCGCTGGGCGCCGGGGCCGTGCTGGATAACCCCGAGCTTGCCGGCAAGCGAAAAGAAGAGATGAGCTATCTGTAA
- a CDS encoding sigma-70 family RNA polymerase sigma factor — MPLPKSMIEAELPARAQQGDENALAALIARMMPAIRKGAADCTAPGLDFDDAVQEGLIGLFRAVREYDPAVGPTFAAFAAASIRHAQQDARRAALRKKHAPLNFSVPLPDAQQSTDTRPGPEEIAISGEQYADTMRRMQTELSELERRVLMAGLEGRTPAQTAQELGLPAKNVANALARARRKLRGGQNP, encoded by the coding sequence ATGCCCTTGCCAAAGTCTATGATCGAGGCGGAGCTGCCCGCCCGCGCACAGCAGGGGGATGAAAATGCGCTTGCCGCGCTCATCGCCCGCATGATGCCTGCCATCCGCAAGGGAGCCGCCGACTGTACGGCCCCGGGCTTGGATTTTGACGATGCTGTGCAGGAGGGGCTGATCGGTCTGTTCCGCGCTGTGCGGGAGTATGACCCCGCAGTTGGCCCGACCTTTGCTGCCTTTGCTGCGGCAAGCATCCGCCATGCCCAGCAGGACGCCCGCCGTGCCGCGCTGCGCAAAAAGCATGCGCCGCTGAATTTCAGCGTGCCGCTGCCCGATGCACAGCAAAGCACCGACACCCGCCCCGGACCGGAGGAAATTGCCATCTCCGGCGAACAATATGCCGACACGATGCGCCGTATGCAGACCGAGCTTTCCGAGCTTGAGCGCCGGGTGCTGATGGCCGGACTGGAGGGCAGGACCCCCGCGCAGACTGCGCAGGAGCTGGGCCTGCCTGCCAAAAATGTGGCCAATGCTCTGGCCCGTGCCCGCCGCAAGCTGCGCGGCGGCCAAAACCCCTAG
- a CDS encoding zinc-ribbon domain containing protein, whose translation MFEDKTLVCKDCGKEFVWTAGEQEFYASRGFENQPQRCKPCRDARKNSTRGERQMFDAVCASCGKTCKVPFQPREDRPVYCSECFAKMKENG comes from the coding sequence ATGTTCGAAGACAAGACTTTGGTATGCAAGGATTGCGGCAAGGAGTTCGTTTGGACCGCCGGCGAGCAGGAGTTCTACGCCAGCCGTGGTTTTGAGAACCAGCCCCAGCGCTGCAAGCCCTGCCGCGATGCCCGCAAGAACTCTACCCGCGGTGAGCGCCAGATGTTCGACGCTGTCTGCGCCAGCTGCGGCAAGACCTGCAAGGTTCCCTTCCAGCCCCGCGAGGACCGTCCGGTCTACTGCAGCGAGTGCTTTGCCAAGATGAAGGAGAACGGCTGA
- a CDS encoding DUF2142 domain-containing protein, which yields MKKTLTPRRAVCGLLAALAAAAAVWLLCRWVGYELQLRLGDKQQFEIVNDDYSQIIDVPDEGLVQTFPLKAGQSICGVRLNFSTHDALYKCGMVMVDLYDENGQLLGQGAGNFLNIFNDSFTAFAYGGSYTAEKDEVLTLHIYNEVAWDGPLGLWASEGTVPGMPLYAGDTAQDATLALQIMTDRSADWPTRLAQSLAPLLAAAAFAAVLLCVWRAPAVLYLAVVGLACGLAFVRVTPALTAPDEYTHLAAAYEQASRWNGQTTADENGRLLVRACDAPYFGTRTGDIGIFAYKQAEAVIEQAQRSEPADPALTVVSEAKAGQGSGSYLPQALGIWLARARGADFYTMLRAGRICNLLFYLALAALAAALAPAGVRGLLACVALLPMPLQLAGSLSPDASVLGTVFCYTALCLRLCGKKAALWEKLLLVVLGGIVGPAKAIYLPVVLLCFVIPADNLAGPQEYVRGPFGLRVRSGRLIQAATLVLAGGLWLTANLGALAYAARDVSRAVLAAGAAALAVMLVLVLRLYAWARTDARRLRRLRRGLAAAAAAAVLGGVLALSRMGGGLDPDQLLMTNPNGDSIWTFSLGYICRNLPATAKLLLRTIPEQGALWLQGVLGTTLGEPIVYRLDVSWLLGVGLVLALLAAALPVQGEQPPLGRHAAWGTAGIILCVVAASLVVALNWTPINYQTLFGLQGRYWLPVLPLALVLCKRAGNVSLRRNASRGAALAVTACTLLTLLQGFGLYASWQPVS from the coding sequence ATGAAAAAAACACTCACGCCCCGCCGCGCAGTCTGCGGTCTGCTGGCGGCGCTGGCCGCCGCAGCTGCGGTATGGCTGCTCTGCCGCTGGGTCGGCTATGAGCTGCAGCTCCGGCTCGGCGATAAGCAGCAGTTTGAGATCGTCAACGATGACTACAGCCAGATTATAGATGTCCCGGACGAGGGTCTTGTGCAGACCTTTCCGCTCAAGGCAGGGCAGAGCATCTGCGGCGTGCGGCTGAATTTCAGCACCCACGATGCGCTCTATAAATGCGGCATGGTCATGGTGGATCTCTACGATGAGAACGGCCAACTGCTGGGGCAGGGCGCCGGAAACTTCCTGAATATCTTCAACGACAGCTTCACGGCGTTCGCTTACGGCGGCAGCTACACGGCCGAAAAGGACGAGGTGCTGACCCTGCACATCTACAACGAGGTCGCGTGGGACGGCCCGCTGGGCCTTTGGGCCAGCGAGGGCACGGTACCCGGTATGCCGTTGTATGCCGGAGATACTGCACAGGACGCCACGCTGGCGCTGCAGATCATGACCGACAGGTCAGCCGACTGGCCGACCCGGCTGGCGCAGAGTCTGGCGCCGCTGCTGGCGGCGGCCGCCTTTGCCGCCGTGCTGCTCTGTGTCTGGCGTGCCCCGGCGGTGCTCTATCTGGCAGTGGTGGGTCTTGCCTGCGGGCTGGCCTTTGTGCGGGTCACGCCGGCGCTGACCGCCCCCGATGAATACACCCATCTGGCCGCCGCCTATGAGCAGGCCAGCCGGTGGAACGGGCAGACCACCGCCGATGAAAACGGCCGCCTGCTTGTGCGCGCCTGTGATGCGCCATACTTTGGCACCAGAACGGGGGACATCGGCATCTTCGCCTACAAGCAGGCCGAGGCTGTCATCGAGCAGGCGCAGAGGTCCGAGCCCGCCGACCCGGCACTGACCGTGGTGAGCGAGGCAAAGGCAGGGCAGGGCAGCGGCAGCTATCTGCCGCAGGCGCTGGGCATCTGGCTGGCGCGGGCGCGCGGTGCGGATTTTTACACAATGCTGCGCGCCGGGCGCATCTGCAACCTGCTGTTTTATCTGGCGCTGGCGGCGCTGGCTGCGGCGCTGGCCCCGGCCGGGGTGCGCGGGCTGCTGGCCTGCGTGGCGCTGCTGCCGATGCCGCTGCAATTAGCGGGCAGCCTTTCGCCCGATGCCTCGGTGCTGGGCACGGTGTTCTGCTACACGGCGCTCTGCCTGCGGCTCTGCGGCAAAAAGGCGGCGCTGTGGGAGAAACTGCTTCTTGTTGTGCTGGGCGGCATTGTCGGCCCTGCCAAGGCCATCTATCTGCCCGTGGTGCTGCTCTGTTTTGTCATACCGGCGGATAATCTCGCCGGGCCGCAGGAATATGTCCGAGGCCCGTTTGGACTGCGTGTGCGCTCCGGGCGGCTGATACAGGCGGCAACGCTCGTGCTGGCGGGCGGCCTGTGGCTGACCGCCAACCTCGGCGCGCTTGCCTACGCCGCGCGGGATGTGAGCCGTGCCGTGCTGGCGGCGGGCGCTGCGGCGCTGGCGGTCATGCTGGTGCTTGTGCTGCGCCTTTACGCATGGGCGCGCACCGATGCCCGCAGACTGCGCCGGTTGCGCCGGGGGCTGGCGGCTGCGGCTGCCGCTGCGGTGCTGGGCGGCGTGCTTGCGCTCTCCCGCATGGGCGGCGGGCTGGACCCCGATCAGCTTTTGATGACGAACCCCAACGGCGATTCCATCTGGACCTTCTCGCTGGGCTATATCTGCCGCAACCTGCCCGCCACGGCGAAGCTTTTGCTGCGCACGATCCCCGAGCAGGGCGCGCTTTGGCTGCAGGGCGTTTTGGGTACCACGCTGGGTGAACCGATCGTTTACCGCCTCGATGTAAGCTGGCTGCTCGGCGTTGGGCTGGTGCTGGCACTGCTGGCGGCGGCGCTGCCTGTGCAGGGCGAGCAGCCGCCCCTTGGCCGCCATGCGGCATGGGGCACGGCGGGCATCATCCTCTGCGTTGTGGCGGCGTCCCTTGTCGTGGCGCTGAACTGGACCCCCATCAACTACCAGACGCTTTTCGGTCTGCAGGGCCGCTACTGGCTGCCCGTGCTGCCGCTGGCGCTGGTGCTCTGCAAGCGCGCGGGCAATGTCAGCCTGCGGCGTAATGCTTCCCGCGGGGCGGCGCTGGCCGTCACCGCCTGTACACTGTTGACCCTGCTGCAGGGCTTTGGCCTGTACGCCAGCTGGCAGCCGGTATCATAA
- a CDS encoding DUF1858 domain-containing protein: protein MTVTKNTIIAEILNNDPTQGCVPIFLSTGMHCLGCMASHGETVEEACAVHGVDADELVAELNDYFAHQ from the coding sequence ATGACTGTTACGAAGAACACCATCATTGCCGAGATCCTGAACAATGACCCCACCCAGGGCTGCGTGCCCATCTTCCTGTCCACCGGTATGCACTGCCTGGGCTGCATGGCCTCCCACGGTGAGACTGTCGAGGAGGCCTGTGCCGTCCACGGCGTTGACGCCGATGAGCTGGTCGCAGAGCTGAACGATTACTTTGCACACCAGTAA